A portion of the Vicia villosa cultivar HV-30 ecotype Madison, WI unplaced genomic scaffold, Vvil1.0 ctg.000320F_1_1, whole genome shotgun sequence genome contains these proteins:
- the LOC131626761 gene encoding phosphoenolpyruvate carboxylase 2, whose amino-acid sequence MATRNIEKMASIDAQLRLLAPRKVSEDDKLVEYDALLLDRFLDILQDLHGEDIRQTVQDCYELSAEYEGEHKPEKLEELGNMLTGLDAGDSIVIAKSFSHMLNLANLAEEVQIAYRRRIKLLKKGDFGDENSAITESDIEETFKRLVTELKKTPEEVFDALKNQTVDLVFTAHPTQSVRRSLLQKHGRIRNNLTQLYAKDITPDDKQELDEALQREIQAAFRTDEIRRTPPTPQDEMRAGMSYFHETIWKGVPKFLRRIDTALKNIGVNERVPYNAPVIQFSSWMGGDRDGNPRVTPEVTRDVCLLARMMAANLYFSQIEDLMFELSMWRCNDELRIRADDLHSSSKRDAKHYIEFWKQVPPNEPYRVILGDVRDKLYNTRERARQLLANENSDIPEETTFTNVEQFLEPLELCYRSLCASGDRQIADGSLLDFLRQVSTFGLSLVRLDIRQESERHTDVMDAITKHLEIGSYREWSEERKQEWLLSELSGKRPLFGHDLPKTEEITDVLETFRVISELPSDSFGAYIISMATSPSDVLAVELLQRECFVKQPLRVVPLFEKLADLESAPAALARLFSIDWYRNRINGKQEVMIGYSDSGKDAGRLSAAWALYKAQEELINVAKEFGVKLTMFHGRGGTVGRGGGPTHLAILSQPPDTIHGSFRVTVQGEVIEQSFGEEHLCFRTLQRFTAATLEHGMHPPVSPKPEWRALLDEMAVIATKEYRSIVFQEPRFVEYFRCATPELEYGRMNIGSRPSKRKPSGGIESLRAIPWIFAWTQTRFHLPVWLGFGEAFKHAIEKDPENLQMLQDMYNQWPFFRVTIDLVEMVFAKGDPGIASLYDKLLVSPELCPFGERLRSKYEETKLFLLKVAGHKDILEGDPYLKQRLRLRDSYITTLNVLQAYTLKQIRDPDYHVKLRPHLSKEFMESSKPAAELVKLNPKSEYAPGLEDTLILTMKGIAAGMQNTG is encoded by the exons ATGGCTACTCGCAACATTGAAAAGATGGCTTCAATTGATGCTCAGCTGAGGTTACTGGCACCAAGAAAAGTTTCCGAGGATGATAAGCTTGTGGAGTATGATGCTTTGTTGTTGGATCGGTTCCTTGACATTCTTCAGGATTTGCATGGCGAAGATATCAGACAAACT GTTCAAGATTGTTATGAACTATCAGCGGAGTATGAAGGGGAGCATAAGCCTGAGAAGCTTGAGGAGCTAGGGAATATGTTGACTGGTCTTGATGCTGGAGATTCTATTGTTATAGCGAAATCGTTTTCGCACATGCTTAATTTGGCGAATTTGGCGGAGGAAGTTCAGATTGCGTATAGGAGGAGGATTAAGCTGTTGAAGAAAGGTGATTTTGGTGATGAGAATTCTGCTATAACTGAGTCGGATATTGAAGAGACTTTTAAGAGGCTTGTGACTGAGCTTAAGAAGACGCCGGAAGAGGTTTTTGATGCTTTGAAGAATCAGACTGTGGATTTGGTTTTTACTGCTCATCCTACGCAGTCGGTTCGTCGATCTTTGCTGCAAAAGCATGGAAG GATAAGGAATAATTTGACACAGTTGTATGCTAAGGATATAACACCAGATGATAAGCAAGAACTTGATGAGGCTTTACAAAGAGAG ATTCAAGCTGCGTTTCGCACTGATGAAATTAGAAGGACTCCTCCTACACCGCAAGATGAGATGAGGGCGGGAATGAGCTACTTTCACGAGACAATTTGGAAAGGGGTTCCGAAGTTTTTGCGTCGCATTGACACAGCTCTGAAGAACATTGGAGTGAATGAGCGTGTTCCGTATAATGCTCCTGTTATCCAATTCTCTTCTTGGATGGGAGGAGATCGTGACG GTAATCCTAGGGTAACACCTGAAGTTACAAGAGATGTGTGTTTGCTGGCTCGAATGATGGCTGCTAATTTGTATTTCTCTCAGATAGAGGATCTCATGTTCGAG CTGTCTATGTGGCGTTGCAACGACGAGCTCCGTATTAGGGCTGATGATCTCCATAGCTCCTCAAAGAGAGATGCAAAACATTATATCG AATTTTGGAAGCAGGTTCCTCCGAATGAACCATATCGTGTTATTCTCGGAGATGTGAGGGATAAACTGTATAATACACGTGAACGTGCTCGCCAGTTATTAGCTAATGAGAACTCTGACATCCCTGAAGAGACAACCTTCACAAATGTTGAGCAG TTTCTGGAGCCTCTTGAACTGTGTTATAGGTCACTCTGTGCAAGTGGTGACCGACAGATTGCAGATGGAAGCCTACTCGATTTCTTGCGGCAAGTTTCTACATTTGGACTTTCACTAGTAAGACTTGACATCCGCCAAGAGTCAGAAAGGCACACTGATGTGATGGACGCGATTACAAAACACTTGGAGATTGGATCTTACCGAGAATGGTCAGAGGAACGTAAGCAGGAATGGCTCTTGTCTGAGCTTAGTGGAAAGCGCCCTCTCTTCGGTCACGATCTTCCTAAGACAGAAGAAATTACCGATGTTTTAGAAACTTTCCGTGTCATTTCAGAACTTCCCTCGGACAGCTTTGGTGCCTATATCATCTCGATGGCAACGTCCCCGTCCGATGTTCTTGCTGTTGAGCTTTTACAACGCGAATGTTTCGTGAAGCAGCCGTTAAGGGTTGTCCCGTTGTTTGAAAAGCTCGCTGATCTTGAGTCTGCTCCTGCTGCGTTAGCACGACTTTTCTCTATAGATTGGTACAGAAACCGAATCAATGGGAAGCAAGAAGTTATGATAGGATACTCAGACTCTGGAAAAGATGCCGGACGTCTTTCTGCGGCTTGGGCATTATACAAGGCTCAAGAGGAACTCATAAATGTAGCAAAAGAGTTCGGTGTTAAGCTCACGATGTTCCACGGCAGAGGAGGGACAGTTGGAAGAGGAGGAGGTCCTACTCATCTAGCTATATTATCTCAGCCACCTGATACTATTCACGGCTCATTCCGAGTAACAGTTCAAGGTGAAGTTATCGAACAATCGTTCGGAGAGGAGCACTTGTGCTTTAGAACACTTCAGCGTTTCACTGCGGCTACACTGGAACACGGAATGCATCCTCCTGTGTCACCAAAACCAGAATGGCGCGCCCTTTTGGATGAGATGGCTGTCATTGCAACAAAGGAGTATCGCTCAATTGTTTTCCAAGAACCTCGCTTTGTTGAATACTTCCGATGC GCAACACCTGAGTTGGAATACGGACGAATGAACATTGGCAGTCGTCCATCAAAACGAAAGCCGAGTGGGGGAATTGAATCACTCCGTGCTATTCCTTGGATTTTCGCTTGGACACAAACAAGGTTCCATTTACCAGTATGGCTTGGCTTTGGAGAAGCATTCAAGCATGCAATTGAGAAAGATCCAGAGAATCTCCAAATGCTTCAAGACATGTACAACCAATGGCCTTTCTTCAGGGTTACCATTGACTTGGTCGAGATGGTTTTCGCCAAAGGAGACCCCGGGATTGCCTCTTTATACGACAAACTCTTAGTTTCGCCAGAACTCTGTCCATTTGGTGAGCGTTTGAGATCGAAGTATGAAGAAACCAAGCTCTTTCTCCTCAAGGTTGCTGGGCACAAGGATATTCTTGAAGGAGACCCTTACTTAAAGCAAAGATTAAGACTTAGAGACTCATACATCACAACTCTTAATGTCTTGCAAGCATACACATTGAAGCAGATTCGTGATCCAGATTACCATGTGAAGCTAAGGCCACATCTGTCAAAGGAGTTCATGGAATCAAGCAAACCAGCAGCAGAGCTTGTTAAACTTAATCCAAAGAGTGAGTATGCTCCTGGTCTTGAGGATACCCTTATTTTGACAATGAAGGGTATAGCTGCTGGCATGCAAAACACTGGTTAA